A window of Leptolyngbya sp. FACHB-261 genomic DNA:
GGCCCAGAACCTTGGCCAGTTCTCGACCCAAACGAGCCACCCGCACGGCTTCTTCGGCGGTTTTGCAGCCTGCGGTATTGGGCAACAGCCAATAGTGGCTCCAATCCAGTGCTTCCGCTAAGCCCTCGTGACCGGGGGCGCTGGTTTGCACCCGACGCACTGCCACAGTCACGATTTGGCTACCGCTGGCCGTTAGCGCTCCCCGCATCTCGTCGAAATTGCGGTATTTGCCGGTCCCAGTCATTAAGCGAGAGGTAAAGCTACGACCGGCAATGGTCAAAGCCGTATCTTGCTGTGTATTTTTTTCTAGAGTCTGCACAGAAATGATGTGGCGTTTTGCGCACGAGATGAGGCTACCTCCATTCTGAGCACAAATTAGCTGCCATAACGGTGCATTAGGGCTAGGTGGGTGCCCTGGCTCATCCGGCGGGTGTACTCCCCCACAGTTGGATTGGGGTGATCCGGGTCAAAGGTTCCGGTGGTCTGAGCCCAGACATCACGGGGCGGGTAGGTGGCGGTGGTAGTGCCGTTCTCATCCCGACTGACCAGCAACCAGACGTGGCCATGCTCTGGGCAAAAGAATTGTTCCATCCAACGGCTGCGATCCACCCAAGCCGAGTTTTGAGCTGCGTAAAGCAAGGCATTTTTGCGCGATAAACCTAGCTTTTGCTGCATTTGTTCAACACCGGCTACAAATAGGTGATGTCGATCACTTTGACAGCGCCATAGACGGCTGCCACAGTGACAACAATTGACCAGCACGCGCTTTTTTCTGCGATTTGCACGCTTAGCCGCCATACTTCCAGGATCCTCACACGGGCATTGCTTGGGCTGTTGATCAGTTGAGTTGAGTCAGGCTCGTTCAGCCTTCTATCCCTTCTCGGCTTTTCTTCAAAAAAACTGAAGCGCCAGAAAAACTGAAGTGATTGAAGTGGCTGATCTCTCTCAAGCGGCTACTGTATTGGATGTTAATCGACGCTTGAGCGCATATCCGGCACCCATCAAACCTGCAATCACAACTGCACCTATCCCCAACGGGCTGGGAAGCCAGAAGTCAGCTTCTAAGTGATTCATACTTCCCGGCGTCAGAGTCCAAACAAGCTGACGTCCATCTGAGTCAGTTTGGTCCGACTGGGCACTCTGCGCCCCTGAAGGAGTGCTCAATTTGAACTCTAAATCCACTAACGTTCCTGGCGTTAGCAGCAATGCACCATCTGACGTGGCCACCCCGAGCTGCCGCAAATCTAAGTCAAAGTCGAGATGGTTAAGCGTTGCCAGGATTAAGTTAGCCGAGCGCAACTCCACATGGGACCGAGGCACTGATCCAATCGAGCCAACAGCGCGGGTTCCAGACGAGCTGAGCAGACCGGCCAGCGCGCGGTCCAACAGAGGCTCCAACTTGGCCTTCAGATCAGGACCATTGCGAAAAGGCAGGGTCAATTCCAGCTCACGCTCACTCAGGCGCTGACTGCGACCTCCGGCCGAACGCACCTGGCTTTGCAGATCATCTAAAAGCTGGCGGGCGCTACTGCCATTGAGGTTAATCAGACGTTCGCTCAAACGCACATGTTCAACGATCCTGCCGCCCGCCGTCCCGTAGAACTCAATGCCCAGGTCAGCCTGGACACAGCCTCCCAGTAGCAAGCTCAACAGGATCAGCAGCAGAATCGGCGTCAGCTTGAGCCAGCGCCATCCCTGAGCCAATGGGTTGTGGCGGCGGCGATTAGACTTTAGGCTTCGGCTGGACACACTGAGTTCTCCTTCCAGGGAATTCGGCCAGTACACCGGGTCCGTCATAAAGGCCGATCACACCTG
This region includes:
- a CDS encoding DUF3153 domain-containing protein, whose amino-acid sequence is MTDPVYWPNSLEGELSVSSRSLKSNRRRHNPLAQGWRWLKLTPILLLILLSLLLGGCVQADLGIEFYGTAGGRIVEHVRLSERLINLNGSSARQLLDDLQSQVRSAGGRSQRLSERELELTLPFRNGPDLKAKLEPLLDRALAGLLSSSGTRAVGSIGSVPRSHVELRSANLILATLNHLDFDLDLRQLGVATSDGALLLTPGTLVDLEFKLSTPSGAQSAQSDQTDSDGRQLVWTLTPGSMNHLEADFWLPSPLGIGAVVIAGLMGAGYALKRRLTSNTVAA